In Erigeron canadensis isolate Cc75 chromosome 1, C_canadensis_v1, whole genome shotgun sequence, a single window of DNA contains:
- the LOC122586527 gene encoding uncharacterized protein LOC122586527 encodes MVLVDEKGAKIQCMVKKDLVPIFDNLIKEDTAVIVKRFGVGVNDDPFPVVKHKLKLSFYKSTEVQHGVTFTGPAYGFSFTPFNEITVTKARDKDTLNIGVQVSNKYLKEVQLGIERSGFILSSDKKQLDEVREAEQPGDVVVVATIAMLEPEFGWFFIACKKCQKKVISKMEYLEIADEEELTDELINAPGDSIWCRKEKKIATEVGPKFRVTMRVQDNTGSASFVMWDRDVQKLLGLSAHDIRQRQLNNDDDETYPHELEGLLNVKVAFKIKIDKYNVKHKGSAYTVNKMCDDPDIIAELEDEENDNEVQQQEAMPEIVSAVKLAEESQGGPDSKDAFSVTSDSLAAEIEKDCETSPLQKRSNDTPGVESTSKSGKRVRKAKIY; translated from the exons ATGGTGTTGGTTGATGAGAAG gGTGCAAAAATCCAGTGTATGGTAAAGAAAGACTTGGTTCCTATCTTTGATAATCTGATCAAAGAGGATACTGCGGTTATCGTCAAGAGGTTTGGTGTTGGTGTGAATGATGACCCTTTCCCTGTGGTTAAACATAAGCTAAAGTTAAGCTTTTACAAAAGTACAGAGGTGCAACATGGTGTAACTTTTACTGGTCCTGCTTATGGATTCTCATTCACACCTTTCAATGAAATAACTGTGACCAAAGCTAGAGATAAAGATACCCTCAATATTG GTGTTCAAGTCAGCAACAAATACCTCAAAGAGGTTCAACTTGGAATTGAAAGATCTGGA TTCATCCTAAGCAGTGATAAGAAACAATTGGACGAGGTTAGAGAAGCTGAACAG CCTGGAGATGTTGTAGTTGTGGCCACAATAGCTATGCTTGAACCGGAGTTTGGATGGTTCTTTATTGCTTGCaaaaaatgtcaaaagaaaGTCATAAGCAAAATGGAGTACTTGGAAATTGCCGATGAAGAAGAGCTCACTGATGAGCTTATCAATGCTCCCGGTGACAGTATCTGGTgtcgaaaagaaaaaaagatagcAACAGAAGTTGGACCCAA GTTCAGAGTCACCATGAGAGTCCAAGACAACACAGGCAGTGCCTCTTTTGTAATGTGGGATAGAGATGTCCAGAAGCTACTTGGTTTGTCTGCCCATGATATCCGTCAAAGACAACtgaataatgatgatgatgagactTACCCACATGAACTTGAAGGGTTGCTAAATGTGAAAGTTGCATTTAAGATAAAAATAGACAAATACAATGTGAAACACAAGGGCAGTGCTTATACTGTCAACAAGATGTGTGACGATCCTGATATCATTGCGGAgttagaagatgaagaaaatgacaATGAG GTTCAGCAACAGGAAGCCATGCCAGAAATTGTGTCAGCTGTTAAGCTTGCTGAGGAGTCGCAAGGTGGACCAGATTCAAAG GATGCTTTCTCTGTTACTAGCGATTCTTTAGCTGCCGAGATTGAAAAAGATTGTGAGACCAGCCCTTTGCAAAAGCGATCTAATGACACTCCAGGTGTTGAATCAACAAGTAAGTCTGGAAAAAGGGTTCGCAAGGCGAAAATATACTAA
- the LOC122585395 gene encoding bHLH transcription factor RHL1-like, which translates to MQESQMSLQNDNNNDDDFDPAVTHDDFLDQMLSGLQTTVTWPDINGQTKPWDVDHFDDQSAAFLSSKLLQHQITTTAAAARTPAKPLQLTRGLTSPIGDNNAIQNLFHGFTAGSLSTNQTQQFPGQNFGSPGAAAVTSATVASGGGGGGGGTPSQPRQRVRARRGQATDPHSIAERLRRERIAERMKALQELVPNANKTDKASMLDEIIDYVRFLQLQVKVLSMSRLGGAASNVTNPVVAEGGARSSNGTTSSTNNETMTVTENQVVKLMEEDMGSAMQYLQGKGLCLMPISLATAISNATCHPTGSRNNLPLGGEGGGPSSPNISVLTVQSANGVLVKDSP; encoded by the exons atgcaGGAATCACAAATGTCTCTCCAAAATGACAACAACAACGATGACGACTTTGACCCAGCAGTTACCCACGACGATTTCCTTGATCAAATGCTTTCCGGCCTCCAAACCACCGTCACCTGGCCGGACATCAACGGTCAAACTAAACCATGGGATGTTGACCATTTTGATGATCAGTCTGCAGCCTTTCTTTCTTCCAAACTTCTTCAGCACCAGATCACCACCACTGCCGCCGCCGCCCGTACGCCGGCAAAACCCCTCCAGCTGACACGTGGCTTAACTTCACCG ATTGGAGATAACAACGCGATACAAAATTTGTTTCATGGATTTACTGCTGGATCCTTGTCAACAAACCAAACCCAACAATTTCCGGGTCAGAATTTTGGATCTCCTGGAGCAGCAGCGGTAACAAGTGCAACGGTGGCtagcggcggcggcggcggcggcggtggtacACCGTCACAGCCACGCCAAAGAGTTAGAGCTAGAAGAGGACAAGCAACTGACCCACATAGCATTGCGGAAAGA TTACGTCGGGAGAGGATTGCTGAGAGGATGAAAGCATTGCAGGAACTTGTGCCAAATGCTAACAAA ACGGACAAGGCTTCAATGCTAGATGAGATCATAGACTATGTCAGATTCCTACAGCTCCAAGTCAAg GTGTTGAGCATGAGCAGATTGGGAGGTGCCGCTTCAAATGTCACCAATCCGGTCGTTGCTGAG GGTGGTGCCCGTAGTAGTAACGGAACCACATCGTCTACCAACAATGAGACCATGACTGTAACTGAAAACCAAGTAGTGAAATTAATGGAAGAAGATATGGGTTCCGCCATGCAATATCTACAAGGAAAGGGTCTTTGTCTTATGCCAATTTCACTCGCAACAGCTATTTCAAATGCTACTTGTCATCCCACCGGCTCTAGAAACAACCTCCCGTTAGGAGGAGAAGGTGGAGGCCCATCGTCTCCTAATATCTCTGTGTTAACTGTTCAGTCTGCTAATGGGGTTTTGGTTAAGGACTCACCGTAG
- the LOC122585399 gene encoding auxin-responsive protein SAUR21-like, with product MAFLMPRLIHAKRILRRSFSNERSTFTDIPKGYLAVYVGVEDKKRFIVPVTLLSQPSFQELLRQCEEEFGYEHPMGGLTIPCNEDIFIEVAHLLL from the coding sequence ATGGCCTTTCTGATGCCCAGGCTCATTCACGCAAAAAGAATTCTCCGAAGATCATTTTCAAATGAAAGAAGCACATTTACAGACATCCCGAAAGGCTATCTTGCTGTTTATGTTGGAGTAGAAGACAAGAAGCGATTTATAGTTCCTGTTACACTGTTAAGCCAACCCTCATTTCAAGAATTACTACGCCAGTGTGAGGAAGAGTTTGGGTACGAGCATCCGATGGGTGGTCTCACAATCCCATGTAATGAAGACATATTCATTGAGGTTGCTCACCTTTTATTATGA
- the LOC122585394 gene encoding nuclear intron maturase 4, mitochondrial — translation MICSSSSRIKLVNSRIRHLQCFIFSPLYTGGKRYIGHSVNSSLKCSKISIEKSSLATNLASLVQEASLIDDEKKPLTRLDLKRFLEFRIKKRVKDQYRNGKFHSLFEKVIANPYTLQDAYNSIRVNSNVDLASECDDINFDSLAKELSLGDFDISSNVYSISTRGVNKETLVLPNLSLNIVQEAVRIALEVVYKPHYSKISHGCRSGRGHSSALKYIRKEISNANWWFTLVLNKRLDTCILSKLISTMETKIEDPRLFGIIHSMFEAGVLNMEFGGFAKSHGLPQEGILSPVLMNIYLDMFDTEIRNLSMKHEVIDPADDSQCDGSESKSKLRSWFRRQIDHGHRNEEVLSGVRVHCCRLMDEILVVMKGSKEVSLTLKSEIETYIRESLYLDFDSKTAILHCNDSRGVQFIGKIIKRNVKDSPAVRAVHKLKEKVELFALQKQEAWDEGTVRIGKKVLGHGFKRVKESEIKHLADSGSVLSQVSHFRKQGMETDHWYKVLLKVWMQHIDVKSTETEESIISKFIAEEALPNDLKDSFYTFQNHAKNYVSSETKSTLSLLPESSNSSESYSITEVIAPLKPIRMCLQRYGIINSEGYPRACQMLLLLDHDHIIDWFSGLVYRWLRWYSLCDNFVEVKLIITEKVRKSCIRTLATKYRLHESEIERKFDSDLNRIPLTEDFENDFVNDILEKQDVSYDEGLLYGIPYSGLCVLSLARAVSKSRPCTCFVIGCRAAAPFVYTVHVMQRQKFPVWKTGFSSSIHPSLHGRRIGLCKQHLKDLFLCQISLQSISFGSWK, via the exons ATGAtttgcagcagcagcagcagaataAAACTTGTAAACAGTAGGATCAGACATCTTCAATGTTTCATTTTCTCACCCCTTTACACAG GAGGAAAACGATATATTGGTCATTCGGTCAATTCATCTTTAAAATGCAGTAAAATTAGCATTGAAAAATCGTCATTAGCAACCAACTTAGCATCCTTGGTTCAAGAGGCCTCTTTAATTGACGATGAAAAGAAACCTTTGACCCGATTAGATTTAAAGAGGTTTCTCGAGTTTCGTATAAAGAAAAGGGTAAAGGATCAATATAGGAACGGAAAGTTTCATAGTTTGTTTGAAAAAGTCATTGCTAATCCTTATACTCTTCAAGACGCCTATAATAGTATTCGGGTTAACTCTAACGTTGACTTAGCATCAGAGTGTGACGATATTAACTTTGATTCGTTAGCAAAAGAATTATCTTTAGGGGATTTTGATATCAGCTCTAACGTTTATTCTATTTCAACGAGGGGAGTGAATAAGGAGACGTTAGTGCTTCCGAATCTTAGTTTGAATATAGTTCAAGAAGCTGTTAGAATAGCTTTGGAAGTTGTTTATAAGCCTCATTATTCTAAAATCTCACACGGGTGTCGAAGTGGAAGGGGTCATTCATCGGCTTTGAAGTACATTCGTAAAGAAATCTCAAATGCCAATTGGTGGTTCACGCTTGTACTTAACAAAAGACTTGACACTTGTATTCTTTCTAAGCTTATCTCGACAATGGAGACCAAGATCGAAGATCCCAGATTATTTGGTATAATTCATAGCATGTTTGAAGCTGGTGTTTTGAACATGGAATTTGGAGGGTTTGCAAAAAGCCATGGTTTACCACAAGAGGGCATACTGTCTCCGgtcttgatgaatatatatctTGATATGTTTGATACTGAAATCCGTAATTTGTCAATGAAACATGAAGTTATTGACCCTGCAGATGATAGTCAATGTGATGGGTCAGAGTCAAAGTCAAAGCTGCGCAGCTGGTTTAGGAGACAAATTGACCATGGTCATAGAAATGAAGAAGTTTTGTCGGGGGTTAGGGTACATTGCTGTCGGTTAATGGATGAAATTCTTGTAGTCATGAAGGGTTCCAAAGAAGTGAGTTTGACTTTAAAGTCTGAGATAGAAACCTACATTCGGGAATCTCTTTATCTGGATTTTGATAGTAAGACAGCTATCCTACATTGTAATGATTCTCGAGGTGTTCAATTTATTGGCAAGATTATCAAGAGGAATGTGAAAGATAGTCCTGCAGTCAGAGCGGTTCACAAGTTGAAGGAAAAAGTTGAGTTATTTGCGTTACAAAAACAAGAGGCATGGGATGAGGGGACAGTCAGAATTGGTAAAAAAGTGTTGGGTCATGGATTCAAGAGAGTTAAAGAATCAGAAATCAAACATCTTGCTGACAGTGGTTCAGTTCTGAGCCAGGTGTCGCATTTTCGTAAACAAGGAATGGAAACCGATCATTGGTATAAAGTCTTACTAAAAGTATGGATGCAACACATAGATGTGAAATCTACCGAGACCGAAGAAAGTATTATATCCAAGTTTATCGCTGAAGAAGCATTACCTAATGACCTAAAAGATTCGTTTTATACGTTTCAAAACCATGCCAAAAATTATGTTTCTTCCGAGACTAAATCTACTCTTAGCCTTTTGCCTGAATCTAGCAACTCTTCTGAGTCATATTCCATCACAGAAGTTATTGCCCCATTGAAGCCTATACGAATGTGTCTCCAACGATACGGAATAATCAACTCTGAAGGGTACCCACGTGCTTGTCAAATGCTTCTTTTACTAGATCATGATCATATTATCGATTGGTTCTCGGGTTTAGTTTATCGGTGGCTTAGATGGTATAGTTTATGTGATAACTTTGTTGAAGTAAAGCTAATTATTACTGAAAAAGTTAGGAAATCTTGTATTCGTACACTAGCAACAAAGTATAGATTACATGAGTCTGAGATAGAGCGGAAATTTGACTCGGATTTGAACAGAATCCCATTAACTGaagattttgaaaatgattttgtCAATGATATTTTGGAAAAACAGGATGTTTCTTATGATGAAGGATTACTGTATGGGATTCCCTATAGCGGTTTGTGTGTACTATCGTTGGCAAGAGCAGTAAGTAAATCTCGACCTTGTACTTGCTTTGTAATTGGGTGTAGGGCTGCTGCACCATTTGTTTATACTGTTCATGTTATGCAAAGACAAAAGTTTCCTGTTTGGAAAACGGGATTTTCGAGCAGTATTCATCCAAGTTTACATGGGAGGAGGATTGGGTTATGTAAGCAGCATTTGAAGGATCTGTTTTTGTGTCAGATATCTCTTCAATCTATCTCATTTGGTTCATGGAAATGA
- the LOC122586545 gene encoding alpha-1,3-arabinosyltransferase XAT3-like: MVFLSTSQVEQQIGEKDGKVILEPLNPPSRDNHTKSSISGKGDQLDKQQFSVPSYVNHTKSISSGSQSSVKPTPRILPSQSKNDSFEDFHEFVNSVDCTLSEALSDYCNIKGMTRVHGPTSTIFTSNLDGNKSWVIKPYPRKGSGAMKSIREWKIKPEEDQDMPSCATIHTDPAIIFSIGGYSGNLFHDFSDIIIPLVTNTQAFNRKVHLLVTNNKSWWIYKFQTLLNHLSNYQVVNIDIENQIHCYPNTIIGLKSYKELAIDSSRSINNYSMNNFRDFLRSTYSLERREVINLKSNNNQRPRLMIISRKSTRRITNEAKIVRMAQKLGYEVIIANETLITNLSKFSQIVNSCDVFMGVHGAGLTNMVFLPDHAVVIQVVPLGGIEGIARMDFEEPSKDMKLRYLKYSIRVKESSLSTQYAADDVVLRDPIVIHKQGWDVLRNTYLVQQNVKLDVRRFRSTLLKALKLLQTF, from the exons ATGGTTTTCTTAAGTACGTCTCAAGTCGAGCAACAAATAGGTGAAAAAGATGGAAAAGTTATTCTCGAGCCGCTAAATCCCCCTTCGCGTGACAATCACACCAAAAGTAGCATTTCGGGCAAGGGTGATCAATTGGATAAACAACAATTTAGTGTTCCATCATATGTCAATCACACCAAAAGTATAAGTTCTGGCTCCCAATCTAGTGTTAAACCAACACCACGTATTCTTCCTTCTCAAAGCAAAAATGATAGTTTCGAAGATTTTCATGAATTTGTCAACTCAGTAG ATTGCACCTTATCAGAAGCTTTATCAGATTATTGCAACATCAAAGGGATGACAAGAGTTCATGGGCCTACCTCCACCATTTTCACTAGTAATTTGGATGGAAATAAGTCATGGGTCATAAAACCTTACCCTAGAAAGGGAAGCGGTGCGATGAAATCTATTCGAGAATGGAAGATAAAGCCTGAAGAAGATCAAGATATGCCAAGTTGCGCAACGATTCACACTGATCCCGCCATCATTTTCTCAATAGGTGGTTATTCAGGAAATCTTTTTCATGATTTCTCTGATATCATAATTCCTTTGGTCACAAATACACAAGCTTTCAATCGAAAAGTGCATCTTTTGGTGACAAATAACAAAAGTTGGTGGATTTATAAGTTCCAAACACTACTAAACCATCTTTCTAATTATCAAGTTGTCAATATTGACATTGAAAACCAAATACATTGCTACCCAAACACAATCATTGGCCTAAAATCGTATAAAGAGCTAGCCATCGACTCATCTAGATCAATCAACAACTACTCCATGAACAATTTTCGTGATTTCTTAAGGTCCACTTACTCTTTAGAAAGACGAGAAGTGATCAACCTAAAATCTAACAATAACCAAAGGCCACGTTTAATGATAATATCAAGAAAAAGTACAAGAAGAATAACCAACGAGGCGAAAATTGTGAGAATGGCTCAAAAGTTAGGGTATGAAGTAATTATAGCAAATGAAACTCTAATTACTaatctttcaaaattttctcaAATTGTGAATTCTTGTGATGTGTTCATGGGAGTGCATGGAGCCGGGCTAACGAACATGGTGTTCTTACCGGATCACGCTGTGGTAATACAAGTGGTCCCACTCGGTGGGATCGAGGGGATTGCTAGAATGGATTTTGAGGAACCATCAAAAGACATGAAGTTGAGGTATTTGAAGTATAGTATAAGGGTGAAAGAAAGTTCATTGTCGACACAATACGCAGCTGATGATGTCGTTTTAAGAGATCCAATTGTGATACATAAACAAGGGTGGGATGTACTTAGGAATACTTATTTGGTTCAACAAAATGTAAAGCTTGATGTTCGAAGGTTTAGATCCACTTTATTAAAAGCTTTAAAGCTTTTACAGACATTTTAA